Within Amycolatopsis sp. cg5, the genomic segment TCACCGTGGTGTTCGTGGGGACCATGGGGACGCTGGTCTGGCTCGCGGACGTCCTGCTGGTGAACGAGGACGTGCTGCAGCGGGTCGGCGGGGTGGTGACCATCGCGATGGCGCTGGTGTTCCTCGGCTGGATTCCGTGGCTGCAGAAGGAAGTCCGGTCGCACAAGGTGCCGCGCGGCGGGCTGTGGGGCGCGCCGGTGCTGGGTGCTGTTTTCGGGCTCGGGTGGACGCCTTGTCTCGGGCCGACGCTGTCCGGGGTGTTCTCGATCGCGACGGCGACCGGGGGCACGGCGGTGCGCGGGGTCGCGCTGGCGTTGATCTACTGCGTGGGGCTCGGGGTGCCGTTCCTGCTGATCGCGTTCGGGGCGCGGTGGGCCGTGCGGGCCACCGACTGGGTGCGGCGGCATGGGCGGCACGTGCAGATCTTCGGCGGGGTGCTGCTGCTGATCGTCGGGGTGCTGCTGGTGACCGGGCTGTGGGGCGAGCTGATCGGTGTACTGAGGAATTCCGTTGTCTCCAACACGAAGTTGCCACTGTGACCACGACTGAAGAGCGGCCTGCCTACTCGGCGCCGAAGCTCGCGTTCCTC encodes:
- a CDS encoding cytochrome c biogenesis CcdA family protein, yielding MSNLTELAMSGPLLLAAGVALLAGMVSFASPCVVPLVPGYLAYLAALVGADAPAVSADEERKKGRYAVVGAAGLFVLGFTVVFVGTMGTLVWLADVLLVNEDVLQRVGGVVTIAMALVFLGWIPWLQKEVRSHKVPRGGLWGAPVLGAVFGLGWTPCLGPTLSGVFSIATATGGTAVRGVALALIYCVGLGVPFLLIAFGARWAVRATDWVRRHGRHVQIFGGVLLLIVGVLLVTGLWGELIGVLRNSVVSNTKLPL